One Methanobacterium sp. DNA window includes the following coding sequences:
- a CDS encoding MBL fold metallo-hydrolase, with protein MKVTFLGTNGWYDTKTGNTTCTLIETEDYFIILDAGNGIHKLNNFIPESSKKPIFLFLSHFHIDHIEGLHILSKFNFNQEINIYGQPGSKKILNTFVNEPYTVPFDKLPFKVEVYEIDEGIHHVPFIVESKYLIHSSRCMGYRFEIDDKIIAYCTDTGTSENVYKLAENADLLITECSLKMGQSNPDWPHLNPEDAIKIAEKSGAKRLALTHFDANIYSSIDERKYIAIQTKDSFKNIIVSFDGLDINL; from the coding sequence ATGAAAGTGACCTTTCTGGGGACTAATGGGTGGTATGACACAAAGACAGGAAATACAACCTGTACACTTATAGAAACAGAAGATTATTTCATAATTTTAGATGCAGGAAATGGAATTCATAAACTAAATAATTTCATACCAGAATCAAGTAAAAAACCCATATTTCTTTTTTTAAGTCATTTCCATATTGATCATATCGAAGGACTCCATATACTATCTAAATTTAATTTTAATCAAGAAATTAACATCTACGGACAACCTGGAAGCAAAAAAATTCTCAACACATTTGTAAATGAACCATATACTGTTCCTTTCGATAAATTACCATTTAAAGTTGAGGTTTATGAAATAGATGAAGGAATACATCATGTTCCATTTATTGTGGAATCTAAATACTTGATTCATTCATCCAGATGTATGGGCTACCGGTTTGAAATTGACGATAAGATAATTGCCTACTGTACAGATACAGGAACCTCTGAAAATGTTTATAAACTTGCAGAAAATGCAGATTTACTTATTACTGAATGTTCTTTAAAAATGGGGCAAAGTAATCCTGATTGGCCCCATTTAAACCCTGAAGATGCAATTAAAATCGCGGAAAAATCTGGAGCTAAAAGATTAGCTTTGACACACTTCGATGCTAACATTTATAGCTCTATTGATGAGCGAAAATATATCGCTATTCAAACCAAAGATTCTTTTAAGAATATAATTGTATCTTTTGATGGTTTAGATATAAATTTATAG
- a CDS encoding GDP-mannose 4,6-dehydratase, whose amino-acid sequence MSKGFWKDKNVLITGCTGLLGSWLTKSLVEKEANVVGLIRDLVPKSNLNWSGFVNEITTVRGDIEDYFFLERVLNEYEIDSVFHLAAQTIVTIANRNPIPTFDANIKGTWNVLEASRRSPLIERIVFASSDKAYGDQEVLPYDESTPLEGRHPYDVSKSCADLICRSYYETYALPVCVTRCGNFYGGGDLNFNRIVPGTIKSILNNERPIIRSNGKMVRDYFYIEDGAEAYLSLAENMENKNVSGEAFNFSNEDPMNVLEIVNRILNVMNSDLEPIILNEASNEIESQYLSAKKAKEMLNWKPLYNMDEGLKNTVNWYKEFFNK is encoded by the coding sequence TTGTCTAAAGGATTCTGGAAAGATAAAAATGTTCTTATAACTGGCTGTACTGGTTTACTTGGATCTTGGCTTACAAAATCATTAGTGGAAAAAGAAGCCAATGTAGTAGGATTAATTAGAGATTTAGTACCTAAATCAAATTTAAACTGGTCTGGTTTTGTTAATGAAATAACAACTGTAAGGGGAGATATTGAGGATTATTTCTTCTTAGAACGAGTTTTAAATGAATATGAAATTGATTCTGTTTTTCATCTGGCTGCTCAGACTATTGTAACAATTGCAAACAGAAATCCAATTCCAACTTTCGATGCCAATATTAAAGGAACATGGAATGTTTTAGAAGCCAGTAGAAGATCCCCTTTAATCGAAAGAATAGTATTTGCATCAAGCGATAAGGCTTATGGCGATCAGGAAGTGCTTCCTTATGATGAATCCACACCTTTGGAAGGTAGACACCCCTATGATGTTTCAAAAAGCTGTGCAGACTTAATATGCAGATCATATTATGAAACATATGCATTACCTGTCTGTGTGACTCGTTGCGGTAATTTTTATGGTGGTGGTGACTTAAATTTCAATAGAATTGTACCTGGAACAATTAAATCCATTTTAAACAATGAAAGACCCATAATTAGAAGCAATGGTAAAATGGTTAGGGATTATTTTTATATTGAGGATGGTGCCGAAGCTTATTTATCGTTAGCTGAGAATATGGAAAATAAAAATGTGTCCGGTGAAGCTTTTAATTTTAGTAACGAAGACCCTATGAATGTTTTAGAGATTGTAAACAGAATTCTCAACGTGATGAATAGTGATCTAGAACCAATTATATTAAATGAAGCCAGTAACGAAATAGAGAGTCAGTATCTCTCTGCAAAGAAAGCTAAAGAAATGTTAAACTGGAAACCACTATACAACATGGATGAAGGCCTAAAAAACACAGTTAATTGGTACAAAGAATTTTTCAATAAATAA
- the rfbF gene encoding glucose-1-phosphate cytidylyltransferase, which produces MKAVILCGGKGTRLREETEVRPKPMVQIGNRPVLWHIMKIYAAYGFKDFVICLGYKGNMIKEYFLNYEMMNNDFTIQLGNFESIQVHSNHEEADWTVTLADTGEETQTGGRVKKIEKYIDEDTFMLTYGDGVADINIKELLKFHKSHGKIGTMTAVHPPSRFGELTIEGDQVTEFTEKPQTKEGLISGGFFVLNTEFFEYLTDDDSCILEKEPLEKLAADGELMIYSNKKFWQCVDTYRELELLNNLWKNANPPWKVW; this is translated from the coding sequence ATGAAAGCAGTTATTTTATGTGGTGGGAAAGGAACAAGATTACGGGAAGAAACTGAAGTTCGCCCTAAACCGATGGTACAAATAGGAAACAGACCAGTATTATGGCATATTATGAAAATATACGCCGCTTACGGATTCAAAGATTTCGTTATTTGCCTTGGGTACAAAGGAAACATGATTAAAGAATATTTCCTGAATTATGAAATGATGAACAACGACTTTACAATCCAGTTAGGTAACTTTGAAAGCATTCAAGTTCATAGTAACCACGAAGAGGCTGATTGGACTGTAACACTCGCAGATACTGGCGAAGAAACACAAACCGGCGGTCGTGTTAAAAAAATAGAAAAATACATTGATGAAGATACATTCATGCTGACCTATGGAGATGGAGTTGCAGATATTAATATTAAAGAGCTCCTTAAATTCCATAAATCCCATGGAAAAATAGGAACAATGACTGCAGTACATCCTCCATCCCGATTTGGTGAATTAACCATAGAAGGTGATCAAGTTACAGAATTTACTGAAAAGCCGCAGACCAAAGAAGGTTTAATAAGTGGCGGATTCTTCGTGCTAAATACGGAATTTTTTGAATATTTAACTGATGATGATAGTTGTATTCTAGAAAAAGAACCTTTAGAAAAATTAGCAGCTGATGGAGAGTTAATGATATACAGTAATAAAAAATTCTGGCAATGCGTAGATACTTACAGAGAACTTGAATTATTAAATAATCTATGGAAAAATGCTAACCCTCCATGGAAAGTTTGGTAA
- a CDS encoding SDR family oxidoreductase has translation MKNKKVIITGGLGFIGSHIIERLNDNNDIVIVDDESSGKIENIKHLDFSKIDTTLGSINSINLEEVFEDCDYVFHMAALTGVFQSVAKPLNSNNVNITGTLKVLEAAKNCEIKKLVFASSSAVYGDTKSLPINENDQINPLSPYAVTKATGELYCNVFSKIYALPTISLRYFNVFGPRQDPNSQYAAVIPIFIDKILKNKRPVIYGDGEQTRDFISVKKIVDANILAAESKETGAFNIGLGKSTTINQLFEIINNTIGSDIMPIYEKKRPGDIKHSIADISKAKSFGFDPDYDFKDDLMDTVEWFKNNF, from the coding sequence ATGAAAAATAAAAAGGTCATAATAACTGGTGGGCTCGGTTTTATTGGATCCCACATCATAGAAAGATTAAATGATAACAATGACATTGTTATTGTTGATGATGAGTCTAGCGGGAAAATAGAAAACATAAAACACCTTGATTTTTCCAAAATCGACACTACATTAGGAAGTATAAACTCAATTAACCTTGAAGAGGTTTTTGAAGATTGTGATTACGTTTTTCATATGGCAGCATTAACTGGCGTCTTTCAAAGCGTGGCAAAACCTCTTAATTCTAACAATGTAAATATTACAGGGACTTTAAAAGTGCTTGAAGCTGCAAAAAATTGTGAAATTAAAAAATTGGTTTTTGCTTCATCTTCTGCAGTTTATGGTGATACGAAATCATTACCTATTAACGAAAATGACCAGATCAACCCTTTATCTCCTTATGCTGTCACCAAAGCTACAGGAGAACTTTATTGCAATGTATTTTCTAAAATATATGCTTTACCCACTATTTCTCTTAGATATTTCAATGTTTTCGGACCGCGTCAGGACCCTAACTCCCAATATGCAGCAGTTATTCCTATATTCATTGATAAAATACTTAAAAATAAAAGGCCAGTTATATACGGTGACGGAGAACAGACCAGAGATTTTATTTCCGTAAAAAAAATTGTCGATGCTAACATCCTTGCAGCCGAATCTAAAGAAACAGGTGCATTTAACATAGGTCTTGGAAAAAGCACGACCATTAATCAACTTTTTGAAATAATAAACAACACGATAGGTTCAGATATTATGCCAATATATGAAAAAAAACGCCCTGGAGATATAAAACATTCCATAGCTGATATATCTAAAGCAAAATCATTTGGATTTGATCCTGATTACGATTTTAAGGACGATTTGATGGATACTGTCGAATGGTTCAAAAATAATTTTTAA
- the gmd gene encoding GDP-mannose 4,6-dehydratase — MKRALITGITGQDGSYLAEFLLNKGYEVHGIIRRSSTFNTKRIDHIYVDPHESGAKLFLHYGDLSDSEQVNNIIYNLKPDEIYHLGAQSHVRVSFDTPEYTGNVTALGTTRILEAIRRSESSIKFYQASSSEMFGSSSPPQSEESPFQPRSPYACAKIYAYWMVNNYREGYDMFASNGILFNHESPRRGETFVTRKITRAIASIIAGKQDKLYLGNLKSRRDWGYAPEYVEAMWKILQQNEPDDYVIGTGETYSVNEFVQEAFNYVDLDFSRYVEIDPKYFRPTEVEVLIANPKKANKKIGWKPKIQFNDLVKIMVDADMRAEGLEPLGEGDNILTKKFPNKWWEVD, encoded by the coding sequence ATGAAAAGGGCTTTAATTACAGGTATAACAGGACAGGATGGTTCATACTTAGCTGAATTTTTGTTAAATAAAGGTTATGAAGTTCATGGGATTATAAGAAGGAGTTCTACTTTTAATACAAAAAGAATTGACCATATATATGTTGATCCTCATGAATCAGGAGCAAAATTATTCCTACATTATGGTGATCTCTCTGATTCTGAACAAGTGAACAATATCATATATAATTTGAAACCTGATGAAATATATCACTTAGGCGCTCAAAGTCACGTACGTGTTAGCTTTGATACTCCAGAATATACTGGGAATGTAACAGCTCTTGGAACAACCAGAATATTAGAAGCCATAAGGAGAAGTGAAAGCAGTATCAAATTTTATCAGGCATCAAGCAGCGAAATGTTTGGTTCATCATCTCCTCCTCAAAGTGAAGAATCTCCTTTCCAACCAAGAAGTCCTTATGCGTGTGCAAAGATATATGCTTACTGGATGGTCAATAATTATCGCGAAGGATATGATATGTTCGCTTCTAATGGTATATTATTTAATCATGAATCTCCCAGACGAGGTGAAACTTTCGTTACTAGAAAAATAACTCGTGCAATTGCATCTATCATCGCAGGAAAACAGGACAAATTATATCTTGGAAATCTGAAATCCAGAAGAGATTGGGGATATGCACCTGAATATGTAGAGGCCATGTGGAAAATATTGCAACAAAATGAACCTGATGACTATGTCATTGGGACTGGTGAAACCTATTCGGTTAATGAATTCGTACAAGAAGCGTTTAATTATGTGGATTTAGATTTTAGCAGATATGTCGAAATTGATCCTAAATATTTCAGACCTACGGAAGTTGAAGTTCTTATAGCAAATCCAAAAAAAGCAAATAAAAAAATAGGTTGGAAACCAAAAATCCAATTTAATGATTTAGTTAAAATCATGGTGGATGCAGATATGCGTGCTGAGGGTTTAGAACCGTTAGGTGAAGGAGATAATATATTAACAAAAAAATTCCCAAATAAATGGTGGGAAGTGGATTAA
- a CDS encoding GDP-L-fucose synthase, giving the protein MSFWDEKKFLITGGAGFLGSFVVERLKEKGVDVNNIKIPRSKEIDLKDMKNCIESVKDIDVVIHLAAKVGGIGFNRENPATLFYDNAIMGIQLMEAARKENVEKFVAIGTVCAYPKYTPVPFKEEDLWNGYPEETNAPYGLAKKMLLVQSQAYRAQYGFNSIFLVPVNLYGPMDNFDLESSHVIPALIRKFIDGVKNDKKEIEVWGTGEASREFLYVEDAADGIMLATQKYNKPEPVNLGAGFEIKIKDLVELIAELTGFDNEIIWDTSKPDGQPRRSLDVSRAKNEFGFEAKVKFEEGLKKTIDWYKNYFDKSENHNKVENQGHC; this is encoded by the coding sequence TTGTCCTTTTGGGATGAAAAAAAGTTTTTAATAACAGGCGGAGCAGGTTTTTTGGGTTCTTTTGTTGTAGAACGATTAAAAGAAAAGGGAGTAGATGTAAATAATATAAAAATCCCTAGAAGTAAAGAAATAGACCTAAAAGACATGAAAAATTGTATAGAATCTGTTAAAGATATTGATGTGGTAATCCACCTAGCCGCGAAAGTGGGAGGTATAGGATTTAACAGAGAAAATCCTGCTACACTCTTTTATGATAATGCTATCATGGGCATTCAATTAATGGAAGCAGCCAGAAAAGAAAATGTTGAAAAATTTGTTGCAATAGGAACTGTTTGCGCATATCCTAAATACACGCCTGTACCTTTTAAGGAAGAAGATCTATGGAACGGATATCCTGAAGAAACAAATGCACCATACGGTTTGGCAAAAAAAATGCTTTTAGTCCAATCACAAGCTTATAGAGCACAATATGGATTTAACTCCATATTTTTAGTCCCTGTTAATCTTTATGGTCCAATGGACAATTTTGATTTGGAAAGTTCTCATGTCATCCCTGCTCTTATAAGGAAGTTCATTGATGGTGTAAAAAATGATAAAAAAGAGATCGAAGTTTGGGGAACAGGAGAAGCTTCAAGGGAATTTTTGTATGTGGAAGATGCCGCAGATGGAATAATGCTTGCAACTCAAAAATATAACAAACCCGAACCAGTTAATCTGGGAGCAGGATTTGAAATAAAAATCAAAGATTTAGTTGAATTAATTGCTGAACTTACAGGTTTTGATAATGAAATAATATGGGATACTTCAAAACCAGATGGTCAGCCCAGAAGAAGTTTAGATGTGAGCCGCGCCAAAAATGAATTTGGATTTGAGGCAAAAGTTAAATTTGAAGAGGGACTCAAAAAAACTATTGACTGGTATAAAAACTATTTTGATAAATCAGAAAATCATAATAAAGTTGAAAATCAAGGGCATTGTTGA
- a CDS encoding glycosyltransferase, with translation MKEVTFLLPAYNEEKSIGNLISKIKHLYPYSNVIVVDNNSIDGTARIAEKCGAKIIFEKKQGKAYAMKKGFQHSDSKYVVMIDADNTYDPKDARKLIEPLKRGDANIVLGSRFMGNMEDGAISNLNFIGNCILSMVASFLFTKVSDVCTGYWAFDKKAIDYLLDRGIKSSGFEIEAEMFAKISKGKFKFLEIPITYRNRIDEPKLSSLKDGFRIFKTLWIEKITKLN, from the coding sequence ATGAAAGAAGTGACTTTTTTATTACCTGCATACAACGAAGAAAAATCCATAGGGAATTTGATCTCAAAAATTAAACATTTATATCCTTATTCTAATGTTATTGTTGTCGATAATAATTCAATTGATGGAACTGCCAGGATAGCTGAAAAATGCGGTGCAAAAATCATTTTTGAGAAAAAACAGGGTAAAGCATATGCCATGAAAAAAGGCTTTCAACATTCTGATTCAAAATATGTGGTCATGATCGATGCAGATAATACATATGATCCTAAAGACGCAAGAAAACTGATAGAGCCATTAAAGAGAGGAGATGCCAATATTGTTTTAGGTTCTCGTTTTATGGGCAATATGGAGGATGGCGCAATTAGTAATCTGAATTTTATTGGTAATTGTATTTTAAGTATGGTGGCTAGCTTTTTATTTACTAAAGTTAGTGATGTATGCACAGGTTATTGGGCTTTTGATAAAAAAGCAATAGATTATTTGCTTGATAGGGGCATTAAATCATCTGGCTTTGAAATTGAGGCTGAAATGTTTGCAAAAATATCTAAAGGGAAATTTAAATTTTTAGAAATTCCCATCACTTACAGAAACAGAATAGACGAGCCTAAACTATCATCTTTAAAAGACGGCTTTAGAATATTCAAAACTCTTTGGATAGAAAAAATTACTAAATTGAACTAA
- a CDS encoding glycosyltransferase encodes MRILVVQESDWFERGPLQQNHLMEKLSQKGHEIRVIDHEILWPEKEKQEIISKREVFEDSSRIYEGSSVTVIRPPILKISHLDYISLVFSRKKEIERQVKEFKPDVIVGFFMLNAYLGMKAAKKHDLPFIYYWIDIYHSQIPFKLYRPTGKMIEGKVLRNSNAVIAINERLREKVIELGSNPSSTYVERAGLDFNRFNFEISGSNIRKEHGIGENDVVIGFVGVLYDFSGLKEIAEGFGKIKDKYPHIKLLFVGYGDASMELEKIKRKYGMDNNLILTGRQPYDKIPEFISAFDICILPAHKIEIMMDIVPIKMYEYMAMEKPVITTKLPGVMKEFGDNNGVLYVNEPEDVLKKAIELIDSNSISSEGKKARRFVSDNDWDKIVDHFENIVENLK; translated from the coding sequence ATGAGGATACTAGTTGTTCAAGAATCGGATTGGTTTGAAAGGGGTCCTTTGCAACAAAATCATTTGATGGAAAAATTATCACAAAAAGGTCATGAAATTAGAGTAATAGATCATGAAATATTATGGCCAGAGAAAGAAAAGCAAGAAATAATCTCAAAAAGAGAGGTTTTTGAAGATTCCAGTAGAATATACGAAGGATCCAGTGTTACGGTCATAAGACCCCCTATATTAAAAATATCTCATTTAGATTATATTTCACTTGTTTTTTCGAGGAAAAAGGAAATTGAAAGGCAGGTAAAAGAATTTAAACCGGATGTTATAGTGGGATTTTTCATGTTAAATGCTTATTTAGGGATGAAAGCTGCTAAAAAACATGATTTACCTTTTATCTATTACTGGATCGATATCTATCATTCTCAAATACCTTTCAAGTTATATAGGCCTACTGGAAAAATGATTGAAGGTAAGGTTTTAAGAAATTCAAATGCCGTGATAGCGATTAACGAAAGATTGCGAGAAAAAGTAATTGAACTGGGAAGTAACCCCAGTTCGACCTATGTAGAACGGGCAGGTTTGGATTTTAATAGGTTTAATTTTGAAATAAGTGGAAGTAATATCAGAAAAGAACATGGTATTGGCGAAAATGATGTTGTTATAGGTTTTGTTGGAGTTCTCTATGATTTTTCTGGTTTAAAAGAAATTGCTGAGGGATTCGGTAAAATAAAGGATAAATATCCTCATATTAAGCTCCTATTTGTAGGTTATGGGGACGCATCCATGGAATTGGAAAAAATTAAAAGAAAATATGGAATGGATAACAATTTGATTTTAACTGGTCGCCAGCCATACGATAAAATTCCAGAATTTATATCTGCTTTTGATATCTGTATTCTTCCAGCACACAAAATTGAGATAATGATGGATATAGTGCCAATCAAAATGTATGAGTATATGGCAATGGAAAAACCAGTTATAACCACAAAACTACCGGGAGTAATGAAAGAATTTGGAGATAACAACGGAGTTTTATATGTTAACGAACCTGAAGATGTCTTAAAGAAAGCAATTGAATTAATTGATTCAAACAGCATTTCATCCGAAGGAAAAAAAGCAAGAAGATTTGTTTCGGATAATGACTGGGACAAAATTGTAGATCATTTCGAAAATATTGTGGAGAATTTAAAATGA
- a CDS encoding DUF362 domain-containing protein — translation MNDYYAYISKITDLKEDIEKSLKFIKWKKYVKKDSTVFIKPNFTFPYYKEGITTSPILIEYFLEILKDRAENVILGESDGGNDSFKAEDAFKGHDMYRICRDNGVELLNLSKEPSKFVEENINGKKVKVELPKLLLDDVNCFISLPVLKVHVMTNVTLSIKNLWGCHPNSMRCLHHKNLSEKLTLITKCLDPKIILMDGIYALDGHGPMYGEAKKVDLILSSNNSVAIDSLGANVMGMPVKDVEHILTAEKEGLGTTNLEDIQINTNWNEFQMQFDLNKTFIDMLNVPLFKSETLAKLAYDSSITPLIYKFVRFLRNSEEQNVADEMKRYNK, via the coding sequence ATGAACGATTATTATGCATATATATCCAAAATCACTGATTTAAAGGAAGACATAGAAAAAAGTTTAAAATTCATAAAGTGGAAAAAGTATGTTAAAAAGGATTCTACAGTTTTTATAAAGCCAAATTTTACATTTCCCTATTACAAAGAAGGTATAACAACTTCTCCCATACTAATTGAATATTTTTTAGAAATTTTAAAGGATAGAGCTGAAAATGTTATTTTAGGAGAGTCAGATGGAGGTAATGATTCATTTAAAGCTGAAGATGCTTTTAAAGGCCATGATATGTACAGAATATGTAGAGATAACGGCGTAGAGCTACTTAATTTATCAAAAGAACCTTCAAAATTTGTAGAAGAGAACATTAATGGCAAAAAAGTGAAAGTAGAACTTCCAAAACTTCTTCTTGACGATGTAAATTGCTTTATTTCACTTCCAGTTTTAAAAGTGCATGTAATGACAAACGTTACATTGAGCATAAAAAACCTTTGGGGTTGTCATCCTAACTCTATGAGATGTCTACACCATAAAAATTTGAGTGAAAAACTAACTTTGATTACAAAGTGCTTAGATCCAAAAATAATATTAATGGATGGTATATATGCATTAGATGGTCATGGACCAATGTATGGTGAAGCAAAAAAGGTTGATTTAATTTTATCTTCAAATAACTCTGTTGCAATAGATTCTTTGGGTGCTAATGTAATGGGAATGCCAGTAAAAGATGTGGAACACATATTAACAGCTGAAAAAGAAGGTTTAGGCACAACTAATCTCGAGGACATTCAAATTAACACTAATTGGAACGAATTTCAGATGCAATTTGATCTAAACAAAACATTCATTGACATGCTAAATGTTCCTCTCTTTAAAAGCGAAACTTTAGCTAAGTTAGCTTATGATTCCAGTATCACACCATTGATCTATAAATTTGTTAGATTTTTAAGGAACTCTGAAGAGCAAAATGTTGCAGATGAGATGAAAAGGTATAACAAATGA